From one Chloroflexota bacterium genomic stretch:
- a CDS encoding fumarate hydratase, whose protein sequence is MQPDLTQEILELVRLTATSLPEDVERAIAAAHEKEEPGSVAKSVLDTILKNVQIAREHSTPICQDTGTPIFYVDMPAGWSTREMRRQIEAAVAEATKRVYLRPNAVNSLTGKNTGNNIGDEYFPTIHFHEVDGDTVTIRLMLKGGGSENVSTQYKLPDTRLHAGRDLEGVYKVVMDAVYKAQGKGCAPGFLGVGIGGDRGSSFYAAKEALWRTLDEPNPDPDLDALEKRITEDANKLGIGPMGLGGKTTVMATRIKAIHRLPACYFVSIAYMCWAYRRHTLIYKNGKAEYK, encoded by the coding sequence ATGCAACCAGATCTGACACAAGAAATTCTGGAACTCGTCCGCCTGACGGCCACCAGCCTGCCCGAAGATGTGGAACGCGCCATCGCCGCAGCCCATGAAAAAGAGGAACCCGGCTCGGTTGCCAAAAGCGTGCTGGACACCATCTTGAAAAACGTCCAGATCGCACGTGAACATTCTACCCCCATCTGCCAGGATACCGGCACCCCGATTTTCTACGTGGACATGCCCGCGGGATGGAGCACCCGGGAAATGCGCCGTCAAATCGAAGCCGCGGTGGCAGAAGCCACCAAACGGGTATATTTGCGCCCCAACGCGGTGAATTCCCTGACCGGCAAGAACACCGGCAACAACATCGGCGATGAATATTTCCCCACCATCCATTTTCACGAGGTGGACGGTGACACCGTGACCATCCGCCTGATGCTGAAGGGCGGCGGCTCCGAGAACGTCTCCACGCAATACAAACTGCCCGATACGCGCCTGCACGCGGGCCGCGACCTGGAAGGCGTTTACAAAGTGGTCATGGATGCTGTTTACAAAGCCCAGGGCAAAGGCTGCGCGCCCGGCTTCCTGGGCGTGGGCATCGGCGGCGATCGCGGCTCTTCGTTCTACGCCGCCAAAGAAGCCCTCTGGCGCACCCTCGATGAGCCCAACCCTGACCCCGACCTGGACGCCCTGGAAAAGCGCATCACCGAAGACGCCAACAAACTTGGCATCGGCCCGATGGGCCTGGGCGGCAAAACCACGGTCATGGCCACCCGCATCAAAGCCATCCACCGTCTGCCGGCGTGCTACTTCGTCTCCATCGCCTACATGTGCTGGGCCTATCGCCGCCACACGCTGATTTACAAGAACGGCAAAGCGGAATACAAATGA
- a CDS encoding transposase — protein sequence MGTTKIKRYSESFKRQVVREYEEGANAHYLKQKYGIGGSTTIKHWVQKYGKEGFRTEQVLICSPEDQPTFQQMEQRIKELEGALVEAVLDVRMFEAIVDAASKHFNTHLKKAFGNRS from the coding sequence ATGGGTACGACCAAAATCAAACGTTACAGTGAAAGTTTCAAGCGCCAGGTTGTACGCGAGTACGAAGAAGGCGCAAACGCCCATTACCTGAAGCAGAAGTATGGGATTGGCGGCTCGACCACCATCAAGCACTGGGTGCAAAAGTACGGCAAAGAGGGCTTCCGCACCGAGCAAGTGCTCATCTGCTCACCAGAAGACCAGCCCACCTTTCAGCAAATGGAGCAACGCATCAAGGAACTCGAAGGGGCGCTCGTCGAGGCGGTGCTGGATGTCAGGATGTTTGAAGCCATCGTGGACGCGGCGAGTAAGCACTTCAACACGCATCTAAAAAAAGCCTTCGGCAACAGGTCATAG
- a CDS encoding transposase: MPIYQACQWFGVTPQAYYQAQKRGLRKEAEAQLILALVREIRKRHPRMGAVGNAYDNALAERVNGILKTEYLLGSLFPSRSQAIETVAQAVHLYNFERPHLSLGYATPAHIFGSL; the protein is encoded by the coding sequence GTGCCGATTTACCAGGCCTGCCAATGGTTTGGGGTCACGCCTCAGGCCTATTACCAGGCCCAGAAGCGAGGTCTGCGGAAGGAAGCCGAAGCCCAACTGATTCTCGCCTTGGTGCGAGAGATACGGAAACGCCACCCTCGCATGGGCGCTGTAGGCAACGCCTACGACAATGCTCTGGCGGAACGGGTGAACGGCATCCTCAAGACCGAGTATCTTCTGGGCAGTTTGTTTCCAAGCAGAAGCCAGGCCATTGAAACCGTGGCGCAAGCCGTGCATCTTTACAACTTTGAACGACCTCACCTCTCCTTGGGGTACGCTACCCCAGCCCATATATTCGGGTCACTTTGA
- a CDS encoding radical SAM protein, with amino-acid sequence MQHVFGPVPSRRLGQSLGIDPVVPKTCNWNCVYCQLGRSVPLMAERREYVPAEAVIAELAERLAHYQGRIDWVTFVGSGETTLHSRLGWMIRRVKAMTEIPVAVITNGSLLYLPEVRAELATADAVLPTLDAGTPDLYRRLNRPWPEPDFETYVQGLVDFRAMYRGRYWLEVMLIRGLNDTEEALRALAAQIARIRPDKVHLTLPERPPAEPWVQPPDAEGLMRAEAILRQVAEIVHPARGAFDFSGYDDPQAAVLAVLARHPMRESELKAALARWGDDAVQETLQALQASGQVQVLERYGTRFWSLAQARYA; translated from the coding sequence ATGCAACACGTCTTCGGTCCCGTGCCTTCCCGCCGTTTGGGGCAATCGCTGGGCATCGACCCGGTGGTGCCCAAAACGTGCAACTGGAACTGCGTGTATTGCCAGTTGGGGCGCAGTGTGCCTCTGATGGCCGAGCGGCGGGAATACGTGCCCGCGGAGGCCGTCATCGCCGAACTGGCCGAGCGGCTGGCGCACTACCAGGGCCGCATTGACTGGGTGACCTTTGTGGGCAGCGGGGAAACCACCCTGCACAGCCGCTTAGGCTGGATGATCCGGCGGGTCAAGGCCATGACCGAGATCCCGGTGGCGGTCATCACCAACGGTTCGCTGCTCTACCTCCCTGAAGTGCGCGCCGAACTGGCCACCGCGGACGCCGTGCTGCCCACCCTCGACGCGGGCACCCCTGACCTCTACCGCCGCCTCAACCGCCCCTGGCCGGAACCCGATTTCGAAACCTATGTGCAGGGCCTGGTGGATTTCCGCGCCATGTATCGCGGCCGCTATTGGCTGGAGGTGATGCTCATCCGCGGCCTGAACGACACCGAGGAGGCCCTGCGTGCGCTGGCCGCCCAGATTGCCCGCATTCGCCCCGACAAGGTGCACCTCACCCTGCCCGAGCGCCCGCCCGCCGAGCCGTGGGTGCAGCCGCCCGACGCCGAAGGGCTGATGCGCGCCGAGGCCATTTTGAGGCAGGTCGCCGAAATTGTTCACCCTGCGCGGGGCGCCTTTGATTTTTCCGGCTACGACGACCCCCAGGCCGCGGTGCTGGCCGTGCTGGCGCGCCACCCCATGCGGGAAAGCGAACTCAAAGCCGCCCTGGCCCGCTGGGGCGATGACGCCGTGCAGGAAACCTTGCAGGCGCTCCAGGCCAGCGGGCAGGTGCAGGTACTGGAGCGCTACGGCACCCGTTTCTGGAGTCTGGCGCAGGCGCGCTATGCGTAA
- a CDS encoding acylneuraminate cytidylyltransferase family protein, which produces MSRPRIVALVPMRHHSERVPGKNYRQFAGKPLYAWIVETLLAVPEIAQVVVDTDSPTIMEGLQKAYPQVQVLERPEHLCDGRIPMNEVLLHDTAQVEADFYLQTHSTNPLLRAETVRQAVQTFLANTPAYDSLFGVTRLQTRLWDALARPVNHNPAILLRTQDLPPIYEENSCIYIFTRRLLEARRNRIGERPYLFEIPADEAWDIDEELDFEIAEFLMRRRVG; this is translated from the coding sequence ATGTCTCGCCCTCGTATCGTTGCGCTTGTACCCATGCGGCACCATTCCGAGCGGGTGCCCGGTAAAAATTACCGCCAGTTTGCCGGGAAGCCCCTCTATGCCTGGATTGTGGAAACCCTGCTGGCGGTGCCCGAAATCGCTCAGGTGGTGGTGGATACCGACAGCCCCACCATCATGGAAGGCTTGCAGAAAGCCTACCCTCAGGTGCAGGTGCTGGAACGCCCCGAACACCTGTGCGATGGCCGCATTCCGATGAACGAGGTGCTGCTGCACGATACTGCGCAGGTGGAAGCCGACTTTTACCTGCAAACCCACAGCACCAACCCCTTGCTGCGGGCGGAAACCGTGCGGCAGGCAGTGCAAACTTTTCTCGCCAACACCCCGGCTTACGATTCCCTCTTCGGCGTCACCCGCCTGCAAACCCGCCTTTGGGATGCCTTAGCCCGCCCGGTCAACCACAACCCCGCCATTTTGCTCCGCACGCAGGATTTGCCGCCCATCTACGAGGAAAATTCCTGCATCTATATTTTCACCCGCCGCCTGCTGGAAGCCCGCCGCAACCGCATCGGCGAGCGGCCTTACCTCTTCGAAATTCCCGCCGATGAAGCGTGGGATATTGACGAAGAACTGGATTTCGAGATCGCCGAGTTCCTGATGCGGAGGCGGGTCGGGTAG
- a CDS encoding SDR family oxidoreductase — protein sequence MAERVVLITGAAGGIGRAIAARFAAEGWRVIGWDKAPAPADFPAGGIFARVDLADPGAVEAAAGEVRAAFPKLHALVNNAALQVAKPLLETTLAEWDAVHAVNLRAAFLVSKAFFPLLRAAAEAGEGAAVVNVSSVHAVATSANIAAYAASKGGLLALTRAMAIEWAPYGIRVNALLPGAVDTPMLRAGLARGHLHGGAVEAQLAELARRTVNGRIGQPAEIAAAVYFLADGSQSSFMTGQPLVVDGGATARLSTE from the coding sequence ATGGCTGAGCGGGTGGTGCTGATTACCGGCGCAGCGGGTGGGATTGGCCGCGCTATTGCAGCGCGCTTTGCCGCCGAAGGCTGGCGGGTGATTGGCTGGGATAAAGCCCCCGCGCCTGCAGACTTCCCCGCGGGCGGCATTTTTGCCCGGGTAGACCTTGCCGACCCCGGCGCGGTGGAAGCCGCCGCTGGCGAAGTGCGCGCCGCTTTCCCGAAACTGCATGCGCTGGTCAACAACGCCGCGCTGCAGGTTGCCAAGCCTCTGCTGGAAACCACCCTCGCTGAGTGGGATGCGGTGCACGCGGTCAACCTGCGGGCGGCTTTTTTGGTGAGCAAGGCATTTTTCCCGCTGCTGCGGGCGGCAGCCGAAGCGGGCGAGGGTGCCGCAGTGGTGAACGTTTCCTCGGTGCACGCCGTGGCGACCTCGGCGAACATTGCCGCCTACGCGGCCAGCAAGGGCGGCCTGCTCGCGCTTACCCGCGCGATGGCCATTGAATGGGCGCCCTACGGCATTCGTGTCAACGCCCTGCTCCCCGGCGCGGTGGATACGCCCATGCTGCGGGCGGGGCTGGCGCGCGGGCACCTGCACGGCGGCGCAGTGGAAGCCCAACTTGCCGAACTCGCCCGCCGCACGGTCAACGGCCGCATCGGCCAGCCCGCGGAAATCGCAGCCGCGGTATACTTCCTCGCCGATGGCAGCCAGTCTTCGTTCATGACCGGCCAGCCGCTGGTGGTAGACGGCGGCGCGACGGCGAGGCTGAGCACGGAGTGA
- a CDS encoding isoprenylcysteine carboxylmethyltransferase family protein, whose translation MKDFLLRRAQKPHGRAQRWLALLGSGILFWMIVPAFLLWFSGWLTIWGHLPTLPPFGWPLWLGAVLMLVGFLLDLWVIYYQHTQGEGSPSPLVPTQHLVQEGPFAYTRNAMYMGTLTIYTGLALVVGSVAMLLLVALGALLVHAYVVLVEERELEARFGDEYREYKRRVPRWLPLRGRHG comes from the coding sequence ATGAAAGATTTCCTGCTTCGTCGCGCCCAAAAACCGCACGGCCGCGCCCAGCGCTGGCTGGCTTTACTCGGAAGCGGCATTCTGTTCTGGATGATTGTGCCTGCTTTCCTCCTTTGGTTCAGCGGCTGGCTCACCATTTGGGGCCACCTGCCCACCCTGCCGCCCTTCGGCTGGCCCTTGTGGTTGGGCGCTGTGCTGATGCTGGTGGGCTTCCTGCTGGATTTGTGGGTTATCTACTACCAGCACACGCAAGGGGAAGGCTCGCCTTCGCCGCTGGTGCCCACGCAGCACCTGGTGCAGGAAGGCCCCTTTGCCTACACGCGCAACGCCATGTACATGGGCACCCTGACCATTTACACCGGTCTGGCGCTGGTGGTTGGGTCGGTGGCGATGCTTTTGCTGGTGGCTTTGGGCGCGCTGCTGGTGCATGCCTATGTGGTGCTGGTGGAAGAGCGCGAACTGGAAGCCCGCTTTGGCGACGAGTATCGGGAATACAAGCGCCGCGTGCCGCGCTGGCTGCCGCTGAGGGGGAGGCATGGCTGA
- a CDS encoding NACHT domain-containing protein yields MSRFFRLPDFSPFWFWTGVLAGSLFWYALTRLHPLLQGWQQRRAARRAERESARLERLASRWLRWLEQHLQGQHLAASLFPLERILIPPKVIAPLPAYVPEGEYRPDDIAAVAVPYTPDFPELAALYRYPALPLEDALQGGAYLLLLGRYGTGKSTALAYLALLAARRDQRLGALQNAFPVLVHVADLPLPLPDDADPTEVLTEAASRGLPPKMDKGFRTQLNRALTRGMVLLLLDGADEMAPTRQPAVAAFLKRLLHAQKRIRVVAAASPEYDDGLQAVGLQPVTLAPWSAQEAAAFLKRWGEAWQALIAPQLEAAAPEDTPPPDTPDPRLLNRWLLPFAPAYHPLELTLKAWAAYAGDALGASLGDAILAFLRRTLPEDERSLPALEALALQLTLSEGDSVPAKAAGKRTRALAELPEEPETAEAEDEAEDEAAETVAAQAPAHRRKPKVRRLLPQLLESGVLVAYRGDRVGFLHPTLRGYLAGRALAAEGGAIHLLQSDWWEGRTDALGFLAATGGGSAVATGLLEKADVVTHAHALAAGRALAYGGTSAWRAEVLRYLAALLTDTSLALVLRARAVNALARSGEKGLGVLFRKLMGHHDLTVRWLGALGAGAVRDAKSVNALAGLLHDPSRAVQRAAALALVAVNTPEALETVAALLLDGDDTQRRIAAEALANHPEEGYPTLRDAAGHKDDLRLRRAAVYGLARVPEAWARETLEEMQVKDSQWVVRDTAAAVLEQAKAPSPFMPRPLRPLHEEPWLLAFAAERGMGVGPGQPALSLLHRVVEEGTPEQQEAALARVPYFPGEEWGREIYDILYDRPGPLRDAAFHAIWQLAIAGVQLPPPSQYGFS; encoded by the coding sequence ATGAGCCGCTTCTTTCGCCTTCCCGACTTCTCGCCCTTCTGGTTCTGGACCGGCGTGCTGGCGGGCAGCCTTTTCTGGTACGCGCTGACCCGCCTGCACCCCTTGCTTCAGGGCTGGCAACAACGCCGCGCTGCCCGTCGCGCCGAGCGCGAAAGTGCTCGTCTGGAACGGCTGGCCTCCCGCTGGCTGCGCTGGCTTGAGCAACACCTGCAAGGGCAGCATCTCGCCGCGTCCCTCTTCCCCCTGGAACGCATCCTCATTCCCCCAAAAGTCATCGCCCCCCTGCCGGCCTACGTGCCCGAAGGGGAATACCGCCCCGACGACATTGCCGCGGTGGCCGTGCCCTACACCCCCGACTTCCCTGAACTGGCTGCCCTCTACCGCTACCCCGCCCTGCCGCTGGAAGACGCCCTGCAGGGCGGGGCGTATCTGCTTTTGCTGGGACGTTACGGCACAGGCAAATCCACAGCTTTAGCCTACCTCGCGCTGCTGGCCGCCCGGCGCGACCAACGCCTCGGCGCGCTGCAAAACGCCTTCCCCGTGCTGGTGCACGTCGCCGACTTGCCCCTGCCCCTGCCCGACGACGCCGACCCCACCGAAGTCCTCACCGAAGCCGCATCCCGTGGCCTGCCCCCCAAAATGGACAAGGGCTTCCGCACCCAACTCAACCGGGCCCTCACGCGCGGGATGGTGCTCTTGCTTCTGGATGGCGCTGACGAAATGGCACCCACCCGCCAGCCCGCCGTAGCCGCCTTCCTGAAGCGCCTGCTGCACGCCCAGAAGCGCATCCGCGTGGTGGCCGCCGCTTCACCGGAATACGACGATGGCCTGCAGGCGGTGGGGTTGCAGCCCGTGACTTTAGCCCCGTGGTCGGCGCAGGAAGCCGCGGCCTTTCTGAAGCGCTGGGGGGAAGCCTGGCAGGCGCTCATTGCCCCGCAACTGGAAGCCGCCGCCCCCGAAGACACCCCGCCCCCTGACACGCCCGACCCGCGGCTGCTCAACCGGTGGTTGCTGCCTTTTGCACCCGCCTACCATCCCTTGGAACTCACCCTGAAAGCCTGGGCAGCCTATGCAGGCGATGCGCTGGGCGCGAGCCTTGGCGACGCCATCTTAGCCTTCCTGCGGCGCACCCTGCCGGAAGACGAGCGCAGCCTGCCGGCGCTGGAAGCGTTAGCGCTCCAGCTCACCCTCAGCGAAGGCGACAGCGTGCCTGCCAAAGCGGCCGGAAAACGCACCCGCGCCCTGGCCGAACTGCCGGAAGAGCCCGAAACTGCCGAAGCGGAAGACGAGGCCGAAGACGAAGCAGCCGAAACCGTGGCCGCGCAGGCCCCTGCCCACAGGCGAAAGCCCAAAGTGCGCCGCCTGCTGCCCCAACTGCTGGAAAGCGGCGTGCTGGTGGCCTACCGCGGCGACCGGGTGGGCTTCCTGCACCCCACGCTGCGCGGCTACCTGGCCGGGCGGGCGCTGGCTGCCGAAGGCGGGGCCATTCACCTGCTGCAAAGCGATTGGTGGGAAGGCCGCACCGACGCCCTCGGGTTCCTGGCCGCGACCGGCGGGGGAAGCGCCGTCGCGACCGGCCTGCTGGAAAAAGCCGACGTTGTGACCCACGCCCACGCCCTGGCCGCCGGACGCGCCTTAGCCTATGGCGGTACCAGCGCCTGGCGCGCCGAAGTGCTGCGTTACCTGGCCGCGCTGCTCACCGACACATCCCTGGCTCTCGTGCTGCGCGCTCGCGCCGTCAACGCCCTTGCCCGCTCAGGCGAAAAAGGGCTGGGGGTGCTCTTCCGCAAATTGATGGGGCACCACGACCTCACCGTCCGCTGGTTGGGGGCGCTGGGGGCGGGCGCTGTGCGGGACGCCAAAAGCGTGAATGCCCTGGCCGGATTGCTGCACGACCCCAGCCGCGCGGTGCAACGAGCAGCCGCGCTGGCGCTGGTGGCCGTCAACACCCCTGAAGCCCTGGAAACCGTGGCCGCCCTGCTGCTGGATGGCGACGACACCCAGCGCCGCATCGCCGCCGAAGCCCTCGCCAACCATCCCGAGGAAGGCTACCCCACCCTGCGGGATGCCGCAGGGCACAAAGACGACCTCCGCCTCCGCCGCGCCGCGGTGTATGGCCTCGCCCGGGTGCCTGAAGCCTGGGCGCGCGAAACCCTGGAAGAAATGCAGGTCAAAGACAGCCAATGGGTGGTGCGCGACACGGCTGCTGCCGTGCTGGAGCAGGCCAAAGCCCCCTCCCCCTTCATGCCGCGGCCACTGCGCCCGCTGCACGAAGAGCCGTGGTTGCTGGCCTTTGCCGCCGAGCGTGGCATGGGCGTGGGGCCTGGCCAACCGGCCCTCAGCCTGCTGCACCGCGTGGTGGAAGAAGGCACCCCCGAACAGCAGGAAGCCGCCCTGGCACGCGTCCCCTACTTCCCCGGCGAAGAGTGGGGGCGGGAAATCTACGACATCCTCTACGACCGCCCCGGCCCGTTGCGCGACGCCGCCTTCCACGCCATCTGGCAACTTGCCATCGCGGGCGTACAACTGCCGCCCCCGAGCCAATACGGCTTTTCCTAA
- a CDS encoding prenyltransferase yields the protein MKTYLGVSRLPFLLLTPACVVLGLGTAYWETGHVNWLYFVLALIGALAAHISVNALNEYYDFRSGLDTRTQRTPFSGGSGTLPANPAEARKALLWGLFTLAVTAAIGIYFLAVRGWGLLPLGVAGVALVYLYTVWVTKSPLASLIAPGLGFGTFMVMGTDYVLTGGYHWAAFWASLTPFFLVNDLLLLNQFPDVEADRSVGRRNYPIVLGRPAAAKIYVAFLALAYLSPVVAVALGYLPAWSLLGLLTLVLAVPTAQKALRHADDLPNLMPALGNNVLINLLTPVLMAVGLWLA from the coding sequence ATGAAAACCTACCTCGGCGTTTCCCGCCTGCCTTTCCTGCTGCTTACCCCCGCCTGCGTCGTGCTCGGTTTGGGCACGGCCTATTGGGAAACCGGCCATGTGAACTGGCTCTACTTCGTGCTCGCGCTGATTGGCGCATTGGCCGCCCATATCAGCGTGAACGCCCTCAACGAATACTACGACTTCCGCAGTGGTTTAGACACCCGCACCCAGCGCACGCCCTTCAGCGGCGGCAGCGGCACCCTGCCCGCCAACCCCGCCGAAGCCCGCAAGGCGCTGCTTTGGGGCCTGTTCACCTTAGCCGTCACCGCGGCCATCGGTATCTACTTCCTCGCCGTGCGCGGCTGGGGACTGCTGCCCCTGGGCGTGGCCGGCGTCGCGCTGGTGTACCTCTACACCGTGTGGGTGACCAAAAGCCCCCTCGCCAGCCTGATTGCCCCCGGCCTGGGCTTCGGCACGTTCATGGTGATGGGCACCGATTACGTCCTCACCGGCGGCTATCACTGGGCCGCGTTTTGGGCTTCCCTGACGCCTTTCTTTTTGGTCAACGACCTGCTGCTGCTCAACCAGTTCCCCGATGTGGAGGCCGACCGCAGCGTAGGGCGCAGGAACTACCCCATCGTGTTGGGGCGGCCTGCGGCGGCCAAGATCTATGTGGCCTTCCTCGCGCTGGCTTACCTCAGCCCGGTGGTGGCCGTGGCGCTGGGCTACCTGCCCGCGTGGAGCCTGCTGGGCCTGCTGACGCTGGTTTTGGCCGTGCCCACGGCGCAAAAGGCGCTCCGCCACGCGGACGACCTGCCCAACCTGATGCCTGCCCTGGGCAACAATGTGCTCATCAACCTGCTCACGCCGGTGCTCATGGCCGTCGGCCTCTGGCTGGCGTGA
- a CDS encoding dihydrofolate reductase, translating to MPDWASGHHNIRASLYRCPSAPSVDFHHLQFVIHYSLEPPMPTILLTAPYMIPFVDRFRLVFEHYGLEVIVPEVHERMEEEDLLRYAGQFDGTICGDDRYTARVLEACAPRLKVISKWGTGIDSIDKATADKLGIMVGRTPNAFTTPVADSVLGYMLAFARNIPWMDAHMKAGRWEKINGFALSEATLGVIGVGDVGKAVLRRARAFGMRLLGNDIVEVDHVFLTEYGVEMVPLERLLREADFVSLNCDLNPTSYHLINRETLALIKPTAVLINTARGPVVDEAALIEALQSGQIRGAALDVFEVEPLPADSPLKRMDNVLLAPHNANSSPTAWERVHWNSIRNLLKGLGIPHDDLGEWRAQV from the coding sequence ATGCCAGACTGGGCATCAGGGCATCACAACATCAGGGCATCCCTGTATCGGTGTCCATCGGCGCCATCGGTGGATTTCCATCATTTGCAATTCGTGATTCATTATTCTCTGGAGCCTCCCATGCCCACCATCCTTCTCACCGCCCCCTACATGATTCCCTTTGTTGACCGCTTCCGCCTAGTGTTCGAGCACTATGGGCTGGAAGTGATTGTGCCCGAAGTCCACGAGCGCATGGAAGAAGAAGACCTGTTGCGCTATGCCGGGCAGTTCGATGGCACGATTTGCGGCGATGACCGCTACACCGCCCGCGTGCTGGAAGCCTGCGCCCCCCGCCTCAAGGTGATTTCCAAATGGGGCACCGGCATCGATTCCATCGATAAGGCCACCGCCGACAAACTCGGCATCATGGTGGGGCGTACCCCCAACGCCTTCACCACCCCCGTGGCCGATAGCGTGCTCGGCTATATGTTGGCCTTTGCCCGCAACATCCCGTGGATGGACGCGCACATGAAGGCTGGCCGCTGGGAGAAAATCAACGGCTTTGCCCTCAGCGAAGCCACCCTGGGCGTCATCGGCGTGGGCGATGTGGGCAAGGCCGTGCTGCGCCGCGCCCGCGCTTTCGGGATGCGCCTGCTGGGCAATGACATCGTGGAAGTTGACCACGTCTTCCTCACCGAATACGGCGTGGAAATGGTGCCCTTAGAGCGCCTGCTGCGGGAAGCCGATTTCGTCAGCCTGAACTGCGACCTCAACCCCACCAGTTACCACCTCATCAACCGCGAGACCTTAGCCCTGATAAAGCCCACCGCGGTGCTCATCAACACCGCCCGCGGCCCGGTGGTGGACGAAGCCGCGCTCATCGAAGCCCTGCAAAGCGGCCAAATTCGCGGTGCGGCGCTGGATGTGTTCGAGGTGGAGCCGCTGCCCGCCGACAGCCCCCTCAAGCGCATGGACAACGTCCTCCTCGCACCCCACAATGCCAATTCCAGCCCCACCGCCTGGGAACGCGTGCACTGGAACAGCATCCGCAATTTGCTGAAGGGGCTGGGCATTCCCCATGATGATTTAGGTGAGTGGCGCGCCCAGGTGTAA
- the menC gene encoding o-succinylbenzoate synthase — translation MQLTRLTLYRVRMPLQHPFETSFGRITHRECIIVEAEDEAGHIGWGECPADRDPGYAYETTGTAWHILQEFLGPAALQGPLDDEAPAAAFQRRVRAVRGHPMAKAGLEMALWDLHGQRTGRSLQALLGGVRERVPVGVSIGLQPSTEALVQRVGDFLALGYRRIKIKIKPGRDVGEVAAVRRAFPDVPLQVDANSAYTLETARALKPLDDFNLLLIEQPLAEDDLWDHHKLQAAFRTPICLDESIVTPRHAHQALEMDAARVINIKQGRVGGLVNAVAIHNLAQAQGVPVWCGGMLETGIGRAANLALASLPNFTLPGDISATDRYYARDITRERFTLNTDGTIAVPNSPGLGITVDRAALAAHTLRSTRLTPPA, via the coding sequence ATGCAACTTACCCGCCTGACCCTTTACCGCGTCCGGATGCCCCTGCAACACCCCTTTGAAACCTCCTTTGGCCGCATCACCCACCGGGAATGCATCATCGTCGAAGCCGAAGACGAAGCCGGGCACATCGGCTGGGGAGAATGCCCCGCCGACCGCGATCCGGGCTACGCCTACGAAACCACCGGCACCGCGTGGCACATCTTGCAGGAATTCCTCGGCCCCGCGGCGCTTCAAGGCCCGCTCGACGACGAAGCCCCGGCCGCAGCCTTCCAGCGGCGGGTGCGCGCCGTGCGCGGCCACCCGATGGCAAAAGCCGGTTTGGAAATGGCGCTCTGGGACCTGCACGGCCAGCGCACCGGCCGCTCGCTGCAGGCGCTGCTGGGCGGCGTGCGGGAACGCGTGCCCGTGGGCGTTTCCATCGGCCTGCAACCTTCCACCGAGGCCCTGGTGCAGCGCGTCGGCGACTTCCTCGCCCTGGGCTACCGCCGCATCAAAATCAAAATCAAGCCCGGCCGCGATGTCGGCGAGGTGGCCGCCGTGCGCCGTGCTTTCCCCGACGTGCCCCTCCAGGTTGACGCCAACAGCGCCTATACCCTCGAAACCGCCCGCGCCCTGAAACCGCTGGACGACTTCAACCTGCTGCTCATCGAGCAGCCGCTTGCCGAAGACGACCTGTGGGACCACCACAAACTGCAGGCCGCATTTCGCACGCCGATTTGCCTGGATGAATCCATCGTCACTCCCCGCCACGCCCACCAGGCGCTGGAAATGGACGCCGCGCGGGTGATCAACATCAAACAGGGGCGGGTCGGCGGCCTGGTGAATGCGGTCGCCATCCACAACCTGGCGCAGGCGCAGGGCGTGCCAGTGTGGTGCGGTGGCATGTTGGAAACCGGCATTGGCCGCGCGGCCAACCTCGCTCTGGCTTCCCTGCCCAACTTTACCCTGCCGGGCGACATTTCGGCCACCGACCGCTACTACGCCCGCGACATCACCCGCGAACGCTTCACCCTCAACACCGATGGCACCATCGCCGTGCCCAACAGCCCCGGCCTGGGCATTACCGTCGATCGCGCCGCCCTTGCGGCCCACACCCTGCGCAGCACCCGGCTCACGCCACCGGCGTAA